One genomic region from Tachysurus fulvidraco isolate hzauxx_2018 chromosome 14, HZAU_PFXX_2.0, whole genome shotgun sequence encodes:
- the qars1 gene encoding glutamine--tRNA ligase: MEDLVALFTSIGLSEQKAKETIKNEQLSSALRDAIIQAQKLLGSKEVDKAIGTLLYSLSSRLRDTGRLNFLIGYIVERKITTDLQLSAALDFVKGHPENPLDQKAFETSCGVGVVVTPEQIEDEVELIIRKHKQQLLAERYRFNMGLLIGEARAALKWADGKILKNEVDMQVLHLLGPKTVADLEKKPKAAKAKPVEEKKKVENDECVNGVKVEGKSLMEQLRGEALKFHKPGENYKTEGYVVTPNTMNLLKKHLEETGGQIRTRFPPEPNGILHIGHAKAINFNFGYAAANNGICFLRYDDTNPEKEEEKYFTAIKEMVEWLGYKPYDITYASDHFGKLYELGVDLIRRGHAYVCHQRTEELKGHNAPISPWRDRPVEESIVLFERMKKGLFAEGEATLRMKMVMEDGKMDPVAFRIKYTPHHRTGDTWCIYPTYDYTHCLCDSFENITHSLCTKEFQARRSSYFWLCNALDLYCPVQWEYGRLNFTYTVVSKRKIIRLVETGAVRDWDDPRLFTLTALRRRGFPPEAINNFCARVGVTVAQTTTEPHMLEACVRDVLNDTAPRVMAVLEPLKVTITNLPAAAKTEVHVPDFPADESKGSHVVPFSKTIFIEQSDFREVMEKGYKRLTPEQPVGLRHAGYVISVQRVIKDDSGKVVELEVTCTSTDTTEKPKAFIHWVCEPLTCEVRLYERLFLHKNPEDTSEVPNGFLSDINPNSLHVIESALIDRSVSKAKVLDKYQFERVGYFSLDPDSTPDKLVFNRTVTLKEDPGKI, from the exons ATGGAGGATTTGGTGGCTCTTTTTACCTCAATCGGGCTCAGTGAACAGAAAGCCAAGGAGACGATAAAAAATGAGCAACTTAGTTCAGCTCTCAGAGACGCTATTATACAG GCCCAGAAGCTGTTGGGATCCAAAGAAGTGGACAAAGCCATTGGGACCCTACTTTACAGCTTATCATCCCGCCTGCGAGACACCGGGCGCTTGAATTTCTTGATCGGATATATTGTCGAGCGCAAGATCACAACAGACCTGCAGTTGTCAG CTGCGTTAGACTTTGTGAAGGGCCACCCCGAGAATCCTCTGGACCAGAAGGCGTTCGAGACTTCCTGTGGTGTGGGAGTTGTTGTCACACCAGAGCAGATTGAAGATGAG GTTGAGTTGATCATCAGAAAGCACAAACAGCAGCTGTTAGCTGAGCGATATCGCTTCAACATGGGACTCCTCATTG GTGAAGCAAGAGCTGCTCTTAAATGGGCAGATGGGAAAATCCTAAAGAATGAAGTCGATATGCAG GTCTTGCACCTCTTGGGTCCTAAAACTGTGGCAGACCTGGAGAAAAAACCCAAG GCAGCAAAAGCCAAACCAgtagaggagaagaaaaaggtTGAGAATGATGAGTGTGTGAACG GTGTTAAAGTGGAGGGGAAATCCCTGATGGAGCAGCTCAGAGGAGAAGCTCTCAAGTTCCATAAACCAG gtGAGAATTACAAAACTGAAGGTTATGTTGTGACACCAAACACCATGAACCTGCTGAAGAAGCACCTGGAAGAAACTggaggacag aTTCGGACCCGGTTCCCTCCTGAACCTAACGGCATCCTTCACATCGGCCATGCCAAAGCTATTAACTTCAACTTTGGTTATGCTGCG GCAAATAATGGCATCTGCTTTCTACGCTATGATGACACAAACccagagaaagaagaggaaaaatatTTCACTGCCATTAAAGAGATGGTGGAGTGGCTGG GCTATAAGCCTTATGACATTACTTATGCTTCTGATCACTTCGGGAAGCTATACGAACTCGGTGTGGACCTTATACGCAG GGGTCATGCATATGTGTGCCACCAGCGCACCGAGGAGCTGAAGGGCCACAATGCGCCGATCTCACCATGGAGGGATCGACCTGTGGAGGAATCCATCGTTCTCTTTGAGAGAATGAAGAAGGGCCTGTTTGCAGAGGGCGAGGCCACACTCCGCATGAAGATGGTCATGGAGGATGGCAAAATGGATCCAGTGGCTTTCCGCATcaaatacacaccacaccacagaaCAGGAGACACCTG GTGTATTTATCCTACATATGACTACACCCACTGCCTGTGCGACTCATttgaaaacatcacacactcgctgtGCACCAAAGAGTTTCAGGCTAG GCGCTCATCGTATTTCTGGCTGTGCAATGCTCTGGACTTGTACTGTCCTGTGCAGTGGGAATACGGCAGACTTAACTTTACCTACACGGTCGTCTCTAAGAGGAAGATCATCAGACTGGTGGAGACTGGAGCTGTTAG AGACTGGGACGACCCACGCCTCTTCACACTCACTGCCCTCAGGAGACGAGGGTTTCCCCCAGAGGCCATCAACAACTTCTGTGCCCGT gtGGGTGTGACTGTTGCTCAGACAACCACCGAGCCCCACATGTTAGAAGCATGTGTGAGAGATGTTCTTAATGACACTGCACCGAGAGTCATGGCTGTATTAGAACCTCTCAAAGTGACCATCACCAATCTGCCTGCTGCCGCAAAg ACTGAGGTCCATGTTCCAGACTTCCCTGCAGATGAGAGTAAGGGTAGCCATGTGGTTCCCTTCTCCAAAACAATCTTCATTGAGCAGAGCGATTtcagagag GTAATGGAGAAGGGCTATAAGCGTCTGACTCCAGAACAGCCAGTAGGTCTGAGGCATGCTGGCTATGTCATCTCCGTGCAGCGTGTCATCAAG GATGACAGTGGTAAAGTGGTGGAGCTGGAGGTGACGTGCACCAGCACAGACACTACTGAGAAACCGAAAGCCTTCATCCACTGGGTCTGCGAGCCCCTGACATGCGAAGTGCGCCTTTATGAGCgtct CTTTCTCCATAAAAACCCAGAGGACACATCTGAAGTGCCTAATGGCTTTCTTAGTGACATCAATCCT aaTTCCCTGCATGTGATTGAAAGTGCCTTAATTGACCGCTCAGTAAGCAAGGCTAAAGTCTTAGATAAATATCAATTCGAGAGAGTGGGTTATTTCTCCCTGGACCCAGATAGCACACCTGATAAG CTGGTTTTCAACAGGACGGTTACGCTCAAGGAGGATCCTGGGAAAATCTGA
- the ogg1 gene encoding N-glycosylase/DNA lyase, with amino-acid sequence MSQHALLSLGATAWRCLSCPRSELRLDLTLGCGQTFRWRETGEGHWTGVMGGRVWTLTQSDDTLWYHVYRRQEDPGHADGRKRKAENSQESGKRFKEMAEVKVEENEKSLCVSNSEQDAKDEEMLRDYFQLSVKLEDLYKEWGDADRHFSLIGNIFSGVRMLRQDPVECLFSFICSSNNHISRIQGMVERLCGTLGTALCQLDGTHYHDFPSIEALAERSVEAQLRDLGFGYRARFLQGSAHQIMSSHGPKWLHDLRNIPYLEARAALLTLPGVGPKVADCVCLMSLDKSEAVPVDTHVWQIVRRDYNCAAGSKQKTLTNKIYKEIGDFFRTLWGSYAGWAHSVLFCADLKKFQQLKEIPTIKEEKNQAKQVVKKKNTNCQKTGNEKKKGD; translated from the exons ATGTCCCAGCATGCTTTGCTCTCTTTGGGGGCCACAGCATGGCGCTGTCTTTCCTGCCCCAGGTCTGAACTCCGCCTGGACTTGACACTGGGATGTGGACAAACTTTCAG ATGGCGTGAGACAGGCGAAGGCCACTGGACAGGAGTGATGGGAGGACGAGTGTGGACACTAACTCAGTCCGACGACACTTTATGGTATCATGTGTACAGACGCCAGGAGGATCCGGGTCACGCTGATGGTCGGAAAAGGAAAGCAGAGAACTCCCAAGAGTCAGGAAAGAGGTTTAAAGAAATGGCTGAGGTAAAGGTGGAAGAGAATGAAAAGAGCCTTTGCGTGTCGAACTCCGAGCAGGATGCCAAAGACGAGGAGATGCTAAGAGACTATTTCCAGCTGAGTGTTAAGCTGGAAGATTTGTATAAAGAGTGGGGTGATGCAGATCGACACTTCAGCCTCATAGGCAACATCTTCTCAG GAGTGCGCATGTTGCGACAGGACCCTGTGGAGTGTCTCTTCTCGTTCATCTGCAGCTCGAATAATCACATCTCTCGGATTCAGGGGATGGTCGAGCGTTTGTGTGGCACACTTGGGACTGCACTCTGCCAGCTCGATGGCACACACTATCACGACTTCCCCTCCATAGAGGCTTTAGCAG agagaagtgtAGAGGCACAGCTACGGGATTTGGGCTTTGGCTACCGAGCTCGTTTCCTACAGGGAAGTGCGCACCAGATTATGAGCTCTCATGGTCCTAAGTGGCTTCATGATCTTCGTAACATCCCCTATCTGGAGGCCAGAGCTGCTCTCCTTACACTCCCTGGTGTTGGCCCAAAG GTGGccgactgtgtgtgtttaatgtccCTGGACAAGTCTGAAGCCGTTCCTGTAGACACTCATGTGTGGCAGATTGTAAGGCGTGACTACAACTGTGctgcaggaagtaaacagaaGACGCTGaccaataaaatatacaaagaaattg GGGATTTTTTCAGAACACTTTGGGGCTCATATGCTGGTTGGGCTCACtca gttttGTTCTGTGCCGATCTAAAAAAGTTCCAGCAGCTGAAAGAAATCCCAAccataaaagaagaaaagaatcaAGCAAAGCAGGtagtaaagaaaaagaatacaaaCTGTCAAAAGACAGggaatgagaaaaagaaaggagacTAA